From the genome of Anopheles moucheti chromosome 3, idAnoMoucSN_F20_07, whole genome shotgun sequence, one region includes:
- the LOC128304625 gene encoding uncharacterized protein LOC128304625, translating into MKKLLLFLLLTYLCSAALSASILDYLALVTNDAGAKEEEVDASNCLCNGPSCLCCIDFNMTLIDLGGLGCVRLKYLSAEEGIALNISYGDSVLLSQRVKGPDPPPTCLNVFSSLAQMCARFSELLPTDEGLRGCLQLEPMLLGDVQMELPLGCLRMGPKGMEVIKSAEEQIKEQIPSESEENTSAPAAAVEEKPATGNSTSALSLLDNLSTADILAAVSESTDEGIAMISNWLGLSVNRVQKPAEGATETETSPAAEGESDKKEEEEE; encoded by the exons ATGAAGAAGCTGTTGTTGTTCCTCTTACTGACCTATTTATGCTCTGCCGCTCTCTCTGCCAGTATACTGG ATTATCTGGCGCTCGTAACCAACGATGCGGGAGCCAAAGAGGAGGAAGTCGATGCGAGCAACTGCCTGTGTAATGGACCGTCCTGTCTCTGCTGCATCGACTTCAACATGACCCTTATCGATCTCGGTGGCCTTG GCTGCGTTCGGCTAAAGTATCTTTCCGCCGAAGAGGGTATCGCGCTGAATATATCCTACGGCGATAGCGTACTGCTCAGCCAGCGCGTGAAGGGCCCAGATCCACCACCAACCTGCCTGAATGTGTTTTCCAGCCTGGCACAAATGTGTGCGCGCTTCAGTGAGTTGCTTCCAACGGACGAAGGACTGCGCGGTTGCCTCCAGCTCGAGCCGATGCTGCTCGGTGACGTGCAGATGGAGCTGCCACTTGGTTGCTTGCGGATGGGACCGAAGGGCATGGAGGTGATTAAATCGGCTGAGGAGCAGATTAAGGAACAAATTCCTAGCGAAAG TGAGGAAAATACATCCgctccggcagcagcagtCGAAGAGAAACCGGCAACAGGCAACAGTACTTCCGCACTGTCGCTACTGGACAATCTTTCCACCGCGGACATTCTGGCGGCAGTGAGCGAATCGACGGACGAAGGCATTGCCATGATTTCGAACTGGCTCGGTCTGTCGGTGAATCGCGTACAGAAACCGGCCGAAGGTgcaacggaaacggaaacatCCCCTGCCGCCGAGGGCGAAAGTGATAAgaaggaagaggaggaagagtAA